A window of the Lactuca sativa cultivar Salinas chromosome 7, Lsat_Salinas_v11, whole genome shotgun sequence genome harbors these coding sequences:
- the LOC111905487 gene encoding eukaryotic initiation factor 4A-15: protein MAGVAAEGSQFDTRQFDTKMNELLSTDGQDFFTSYDEVYDSFDAMGLQENLLRGIYAYGFEKPSAIQQRGIVPFTKGLDVIQQAQSGTGKTATFCSGILQQLDYNVVECQALVLAPTRELAQQIEKVMRALGDYLGVKVHACVGGTSVREDQRILSAGVHVVVGTPGRVFDMLRRQSLRSDYIKMFVLDEADEMLSRGFKDQIYDIFQLLPPKVQVGVFSATMPPEALEITRKFMNKPVRILVKRDELTLEGIKQFYVNVEKEDWKLETLCDLYETLAITQSVIFVNTRRKVDWLTDKMRSRDHTVSATHGDMDQNTRDIIMREFRSGSSRVLITTDLLARGIDVQQVSLVINYDLPTQPENYLHRIGRSGRFGRKGVAINFVTLEDEKMLSDIQKFYNVVVEELPSNVADLI, encoded by the exons ATGGCAGGTGTTGCAGCAGAAGGATCTCAGTTTGATACTCGTCAATTTGACACCAAGATGAACGAATT GCTTTCAACTGATGGACAAGACTTCTTTACATCATACGATGAAGTCTATGACAGCTTTGATGCCATGGGTTTACAAGAAAACCTTTTAAGAGGCATCTATGCATATG GTTTTGAGAAACCATCTGCAATTCAACAAAGGGGAATTGTCCCCTTCACTAAGGGCCTAGATGTAATTCAACAAGCTCAATCTGGAACTGGAAAGACAGCAACTTTTTGCTCTGGAATCCTTCAACAACTTGACTACAATGTAGTCGAATGCCAAGCCTTGGTTTTGGCACCTACCCGTGAACTTGCTCAACAGATTGAAAAAGTCATGCGTGCCCTTGGTGACTACCTTGGTGTCAAAGTCCATGCTTGTGTAGGTGGGACCAGTGTACGTGAGGACCAGAGGATTCTCTCAGCTGGGGTCCATGTTGTTGTGGGGACACCTGGACGTGTGTTTGACATGCTGCGCAGACAGTCTCTAAGGTCTGACTACATTAAGATGTTTGTTCTTGATGAAGCTGATGAAATGCTCTCAAGGGGTTTCAAAGATCAG ATTTATGACATCTTCCAGTTGCTTCCACCAAAGGTTCAAGTTGGGGTGTTCTCTGCAACAATGCCACCAGAGGCACTTGAGATCACAAGAAAGTTCATGAACAAACCAGTGAGGATTCTTGTGAAAAGAGATGAGTTAACCCTAGAAGGAATCAAACAGTTCTATGTGAATGTTGAAAAGGAAGATTGGAAACTCGAAACACTCTGTGATCTTTATGAGACCCTAGCAATCACTCAAAGTGTCATCTTTGTGAACACTCGTCGAAAGGTTGACTGGTTGACTGACAAGATGAGAAGCCGGGACCACACAGTGTCAGCCACTCATGGTGACATGGATCAGAACACGCGTGACATAATCATGCGGGAGTTTCGTTCAGGATCTTCACGTGTCTTGATCACTACAGACCTTTTGGCCAGGGGTATTGATGTCCAACAGGTTTCACTTGTTATCAACTATGACCTTCCTACCCAACCAGAAAACTACCTTCACAGGATTGGAAGAAGTGGAAGGTTTGGAAGAAAGGGTGTTGCCATTAACTTTGTGACCTTGGAGGATGAGAAGATGCTTTCTGATATTCAGAAGTTTTACAATGTGGTTGTTGAGGAGCTGCCTTCAAATGTTGCTGATTTGATTTGA